CCATCATAAAGCTCTTGGTACGCCCCATTCCCTCGCGGCGCAACGGCAGCGAAACCGCCGCGCCTTCCGGAAAGTTTTGAAGTCCAATACCCAGTGCCAGCGCAAGGGCTCCGCCGATCGTTGCCGATGGCAAATGGGCTGCAACCGCACCGAAAGCGACGCCCACTGCCAATCCCTCAGGAATATTATGCAATGTGATGGCCAGCACCAGCAACGTGCTGCGCTGCCATGAGGTTTTCGGTCCCTCGCTTTTTGACATGGGCATGCCGGGATGCAGATGAGGGAGCGAAAGATCTGTTATTCGCATGAACCCACCGCCGGCCATGAAGCCAATGGCCGCAGTTAACCAGGGAATCTGCCCCATTTGTTCCGCCATCGCAATCCCCGGTGCCAGCAGTGACCAAAAGCTGGCCGCAATCATCACCCCGGCCGCAAAACCCAGCATGGAATCCATGAGTTTGGGATTAACGGTTTTCGTAAAGAAAACAACAGCGGAGCCGGCCGCCGTGACGCCCCAGGTGAAGAGGGTTGCAAAAAGGGCTTGAGAAATGGGGCTGCATTGCAAAATATAGTCGATCATACTTGTTCTCCTGCACTCATTTTTTCATTTTCAGTGTTCACCGGGGTCTGTTCCTTCTGCTGTTGCATTATTCCAGTGTCTGGCGGAATTTTACAATACCTACAGATAACGCCGCCAGCATAAATATGGAAAGAGGTATCAGATGCGGAACGATTTGAGTAAACGTATTGCCCTTTAAGAGGATGCCTCGCACAATGGGGAGAAAATGCGTGAGCGGCAACATATAGCCAATGACCTGGGCCCATCCCGGCATACCGCGAAAGGGAAACATAAAACCGGAAAGCAGAATGGATGGAAGAAAGAAGAAAATCGACAGCTGCACGGCCTGTAACTGATTACGCGCCAAGCTGGAAAAGGTCATCCCCACAGCCAAATTGGCAAAAATAAACACCAGCGAGACCGCGAGCAGCATCCCCGGATCGCCGGCAATAGGAACATTAAAGAGGTAACGCGCCCCCGCAAGAATCAGAATGATCTGGACATATCCGACGAAAATATAGGGGATAATCTTCCCGATCATAATTTCCCCCGGACGCAGCGGGGTGGCTAACAAATTCTCCATGGTGCCGCGCTCCCGCTCCCTCGTGATGGCCAGCGATGTAATGAAAACCATTGTCATTGTCAGAATGACCCCCAGCAGTCCGGGCACCACATTATACTGCGTAATACCTTCAGGATTGTATATCAGGTGAACATTCACCGAGGCCGCGGCCGGCCGGGACGCCAAATGATGCAGTGAGCCTTTTATCTCGCGATCAATCACCAGTGGAATAAGCTCACGCAGCGATGCCACGGCATTGCCCACGGCAGAAGGGTCTGTCGCATCGGCCTCAATAATAACGTCTGGACGCAGGCCTTTGATCACGGAGCGATTAAAATCCGGTGGAACAGTAACCACAAACAAGACCTCCCCTTCTTCCAGCATCAGCCGCCCTTCTTCTTCGGAAAACGCACGGGGGAGAATATGGAAATACTTCGACTGCTGCATCCCCGAAATAATTGCTTCAGAAAAAGGACCATGATCCCCCATGATAACCGCTGTGGGCAAATGCTTGGGATCCGTATTGATGGCAAATCCAAAAAGGATCAATTGCATAACAGGAATACCGACCATCATCCCGAAGGTCAGTTTATCCCGACGCATCTGAATAAATTCTTTGCGCATAATGGCAAACAGTCGCTGAAAGGAAAAACTCATGGTGCAAAATTATCTTTGGACTGGATCATTAAATGAATGAATACGTCTTCCAGACTGGCAGTAATACGCCGGGTCTGATAAGGTGGCTCATGATAAGGTTTCAAGGACTGCTCCATCAGTTCCGCGTCAGTGCCGCAGACATGCAGCCGTGTGCCGAAGGCCGCGACCTGTTCGATACCAGGTAACTCTTTGAGCTGTTTTGATAACTGCGCCAGCGATGGACCAGCCACCATCCACGTAACCAGCTGCGCCGCAGCAATGACATCGGGCACCGTTCCACGTGTAAGAATGTTACCATACGCCAGATACGCGATGCGATGACAGCGCTCGGCTTCGTCCATATAATGGGTGGTGATCAACACCGTTAGTCCGTCTGCCGCCAGCCGATGAATTTCATCCCAAAAATCACGACGGGCTTTCGGATCAACGCCAGCTGTAGGTTCGTCCAATAACAAAATGCGTGGTTCATGAATCATGCAGGCCGCCAGTGCCAGACGTTGTTTCCAGCCGCCGGAAAGCGAGCCGGCCAACTGCTGCTGACGTCCGCCTAATCCCAGCTGTTCAATGCTGTTGTTCACTTTCTTCGCGCGATTTTTCACGTTGTACAACCGTGCCATGAAATCCAGGTTCTCGCGAATGGACAGATCCCCGTAATAACTGAAATGCTGGGTCATATACCCGATGTTATTGCGAATATGCCGCTGTTCCCTCAGAATATCATGCCCCAGACAGGTTCCATGACCGGCATCAGGAATAAGCAATCCGCAAAGCATCCGCATAAAGGTGGTTTTGCCGCTGCCATTGGGACCGAGAAAGCCATAAATCTCGCCGCGTCTGATTTGCAGATCGACGTGGTTGACCACGACATGTTTGTCAAAGGATTTTGTAACGCCGTGGACATCAATGGCCAAATCCGATGGAGTCCCCGTCTCTTTATTATGCCGCCTATGGAACATCATGGCTCTGTCTGTGCAGCCCATCGCACTTCTACGGGTAATCCGGGATGAAAGAGAACCACATGGTTTCTGGGCGTGGCTTCGATGCGGAAGACCTGCTTCTGACTGTTATCCCGACTGAAAATCACCGGTGGCGTATACTCCGGTCTGGAAGACACATAGTTTACCGTCGCTTCATAGCGTGTAGCATTGCCAGGCTGTGAAATCAGTACCGTCTGCCCCATTTTCAATTGCGCTGCCACATCGGTAGTGACAAAAAAACGGGCCCTCAACAGTTCGGGAACCAGCAGTGCCACCACAGGCTGTCCAGCCGGAATCCATTCCCCCGGATGATACAGCACATCGTATACGGACGCGTTGTAGCGGCTTCGCTGGATTTTCTGATCCACCATCCATTGCGCTTTTTTCGCTGCCGCCTCTTTCGAGGATTTCAACGATTTAGTGGCATCTATCTGATCGGGACGGGCGGCCAAACGACTCTGAGCAACACGATCAGTGGCTTCACGCAGTGCCGCATCGGCCTGCCGTTGACGATACACCGCCTGATCATGGGCACTGGCAGAAACAAACCGGTTTGAATACACATCATCAATGCGCGTCACATCCAGTCTCGCCAGATCGGCCTGTGCCTGTGCTTGCTGTACCGCATCCTCTAGAACCTGAATGTCTTCGGGACGAGCACCCTTATTCATATCCTCCAATGTGGACTGCACCTGTTCCACGGCCGACCGGGCTTCATCGACAGCATAGTTTTCGGGATGCCCTTCCAATATAAACAGGACGCCGCCTGTCTTCACCTGCGCCCCGCGTTCCACCGGCAGCTCTTCCAGTCGCCCACTCACCGGTGATGCGACATAGACCAAATCCGCCACCATATAACCCTGAAAAAAATCAGCCGGTTTATCGACGCATCCTTTAAAAGAAAAAAGCAAAGCCAGTCCAAACAACGGAGCAAAACTAAAGGACTTCATAGACCTTAGCCATCCTGCTTGGTGGTCATTTTTTTCGGACGACATATACTCGATTTCTCTACCGCCACGCGACCGCATTTCATGCAGACGAATTGAGGTTTCTTTGTGAGCTCAACATAGGTATCGAAATGCTTTTCGATTTTCTTTTCTGACCATTTGCACAGTTTCTTCTCGGGCATAATCAATGATCTCCTCCCTTTTGAGCCATGCGTACCGCGATTATTCAAATAACCGGTATTTTGTGCATAATCGACTGATGGTCTGCCGCACGGCCGCCGCTTTGTCCTGCGCAGACATGGCGTCGTCGGGTATAATGGCGACAGCATGAGCAAGAACTGATTCCAGTTTATCCGCCAATGCGCTCACCTTGCGCTTGCGAATGTATTCCTGTTCCTGAGCTTCATCATAAATACGCCCACGGGACAGCAAGGCGATGATATCATCAATGGATTGATCGGTTGCGGCTTTCATAAACACAGGCTCCTCTATACGTGGGGGCGGGGCAATGGGTGCCGGTTCTACGAAGCGTTTCGGCGCAGCAGCAGGTTCCGGTTCGACTATGAATTCCGGTTCAGCAGCAGGTTTCGGTTTTTCGGACGGCGTAACAACAACAATTCGCGACGTAGGAACTGGACGGTCTTTTGCAGGGGTACTGACAACTTTGGGTGCAGGTGCGGGTTCTTCCGGTTCCTCTTCCGGTTCCATGGTCAATGCTTCTGCCGGCTCAGCAGGAACCTCGTCCTCCGGCAGCGGTTCGGACGCTTCTTCCTCAACCCTGTCGATCGCATCGTCGGACGCAATACTGTCGCCCATCGCTTCGGCCATCAAGCGGTCGATCTCATCCTGATCAAAGGACTCTTCTTCTTCCGGCTCAGGTTCCGGCTCGGCATTCACCTTTCCCCCGGCCAATTGAGCCATGAGCCGGTCGATCTCATCCTGATCATTTTTTTCCTGCTTCGGAGCCGGAGCGGCATTCATCAAAGCATCCACTGCGGCCTGCGACAGGTCTCCTGCATCAATATCGTCATCCATGCTAATGATCGCCGCCTTTGCAGCCTGATCGGTGGCCTGCTGCGCGGCCATTTCGGCTTTTTTCTTACGGATAAACGCGGCTTTTTTTGCTTCAAGATCTTGATCCATCACATTCCTCCTTCAAAATTACGTACATCTCCCATCGGACCATTCGCGATGCACTTAAGGATAATTGATCACGCGGCTAAAAAAAACAGGGTTTGCAAAATATTCCTAATTTCACAAGCCCTGTCCATGCCATCTGTCTGTTTACTGATGCTAGCTGTTTTCCAGCTCATCTTTGCCGCGCATGTGGGATATATCCATGGGATATTTCCCGCTAAAACACGCCGTACAGAAATGATCCGGCTGATCAAAGGGTGAAAGCAGTCCTTCAATGCTGAGATAGCCCAGGGAATCCGCCTTCAGGTATTCGCGTATTTCTTCGACATTTTTTCTGCCCGCCACCAGTTCGTCCCGGCTGGGGAAATCAATACCGAAAAAGCAGGGATGCGCCGTGGGAGGACAGGAAATCCGTACATGAATCTCTCTGGCACCGGCTTCGCGAAGGATGGCCACACGTCGACGCGCTGTCGTGCCGCGCACCACCGAATCATCCACCACCACGACTCGTTTGTCTTTGACCACGTCTTTCAGCACCGCCAGTTTCATATCGACGCCCTGGGCCCGGTTCTGTTCCTTAGGCATAATAAATGTGCGTCCAATATAATGATTGCGAATAAAACCCACATCCAGCGGGATACCGCTTTCCTGAGAATACCCCAGTGCCGCCGAATTGCCGCTGTCGGGAATGGGAATGACAATATCCGCGTCTACAGGATGTTCAATAGCTAGGCGCCGTCCGTACTGGGCGCGCACACCATGCACATTCTGGCCGAAAATATTGCTGTCCGGACGGGCAAAATAAACCATTTCAAAGACACATTGCGCCGCTTTCGGAGCCGGGTCAGCGAACATTTCGCTGCGAAGTCCGTTTTTATCGATGGTCACCAGTTCGCCCGGTTTTACATCGCGAACATAGGCCGCTCCCATAATATCCAGTGCACAGGTTTCACTGGCAACCACATAGGCATCGCCGCGTTTTCCGATGGATAAAGGACGGAAACCATGGGGATCACGAGCCGCCATAATGCTGGTCTTGTTCATAATCAGGAATGAAAAAGCCCCCCGCAACTCTGCCAGTGCCCGTGCGACACGCCGTGGACGGGAACGATACATGGGATCGGCTAAAAGATGGACAAGAACCTCGCTGTCGGTACTGGTTTGAAACAACGCTCCGGATTCCTGATAGGCCTGCCGCAGCTTAGCCGCATTAATCAGATTTCCGTTATGCGCTACAGCCCAGATGCCGTCAAGACACTGAACCACCAATGGCTGCACATTGACAATACGCGTCGTGCCCGTGGTGGAATAACGCACATGACCGATGCCGATGTGCCCTCGCAATTTGTCCCACGAACGGGAATCAAATACGTTGTTTAACAGTCCTAATCCCTTAACAGAATGGACGCTTGTGCCGTCACTGACCGCGATGCCCGCCCCTTCCTGGCCCCGGTGCTGGATGGAAAACAGCCCGCGAAATATTTCAATGGAGACATCGCCTTCACCGAAAATCCCTACAATGCCGCATTCTTCTTTTGGTTTATCTTCAAATTGGTCGTCGTTTACTAGCTCACTCATTTGCCGTACCTCCGTGCTGTACCTCCGTGAAGATTGTCACTTATACCTTGTGTTGTAGTGTAGTCAACGGTAATTGGCCATTATATGGTATGCAGTTGCAGAAACTTTTAAATTTAAAAAAACTTCCAATCATTGGAACTTTTTTTAGAATAACTTCCAATCATTGGAACTTTTTTTAGAGTGACTTCCAATCATTGGAATTTTTTTAAACACGATATCCATGGGACTGATATGCTGCGATTCATTCGATCCATATCCCGCACACCGGCAGAAGCGATGGTTCCGGTCCGAACAGGACCGGACATCGAAATCGCCATCGATGAAACACTGTTTCACGGAAAGGCAACACCTTGCGTACACGTTGGAGAACGAGTTCGGCGCGGCGATCCGCTGGCATCCGGAGCACATCTGACCGTGCATGCTCCGGCAGGCGGCATGGTGTCCAATGTGAATGAACAGGTGATCCGTCTGGAGCAGGTTGACGACCATCGGGACGCCTTCACCCCTGTTTCCCTCACCCACAGCGAAGAACTGCCGGACTTTGCCGCACAGGCCGGTTTACTGGGCATGGGCGGCGGGCTGTTCCCTTATTCGCTCCGGTTTTCGGGCGCGCTGAAATCGTCCGTGAAATCACTGATTATTAATGCAGTGGAATGCGAACCGGGCATTCAAACGGATGAATCCAT
The nucleotide sequence above comes from Spartobacteria bacterium. Encoded proteins:
- a CDS encoding ZIP family metal transporter, whose protein sequence is MIDYILQCSPISQALFATLFTWGVTAAGSAVVFFTKTVNPKLMDSMLGFAAGVMIAASFWSLLAPGIAMAEQMGQIPWLTAAIGFMAGGGFMRITDLSLPHLHPGMPMSKSEGPKTSWQRSTLLVLAITLHNIPEGLAVGVAFGAVAAHLPSATIGGALALALGIGLQNFPEGAAVSLPLRREGMGRTKSFMMGQWSGMVEPIAGVIGAAFVLYMQNILPYALCFAAGAMIFVVVEELIPESQRNDAHIDVVTMTTMVGFSVMMILDVALG
- a CDS encoding ABC transporter permease — protein: MSFSFQRLFAIMRKEFIQMRRDKLTFGMMVGIPVMQLILFGFAINTDPKHLPTAVIMGDHGPFSEAIISGMQQSKYFHILPRAFSEEEGRLMLEEGEVLFVVTVPPDFNRSVIKGLRPDVIIEADATDPSAVGNAVASLRELIPLVIDREIKGSLHHLASRPAAASVNVHLIYNPEGITQYNVVPGLLGVILTMTMVFITSLAITRERERGTMENLLATPLRPGEIMIGKIIPYIFVGYVQIILILAGARYLFNVPIAGDPGMLLAVSLVFIFANLAVGMTFSSLARNQLQAVQLSIFFFLPSILLSGFMFPFRGMPGWAQVIGYMLPLTHFLPIVRGILLKGNTFTQIVPHLIPLSIFMLAALSVGIVKFRQTLE
- a CDS encoding ABC transporter ATP-binding protein, which codes for MFHRRHNKETGTPSDLAIDVHGVTKSFDKHVVVNHVDLQIRRGEIYGFLGPNGSGKTTFMRMLCGLLIPDAGHGTCLGHDILREQRHIRNNIGYMTQHFSYYGDLSIRENLDFMARLYNVKNRAKKVNNSIEQLGLGGRQQQLAGSLSGGWKQRLALAACMIHEPRILLLDEPTAGVDPKARRDFWDEIHRLAADGLTVLITTHYMDEAERCHRIAYLAYGNILTRGTVPDVIAAAQLVTWMVAGPSLAQLSKQLKELPGIEQVAAFGTRLHVCGTDAELMEQSLKPYHEPPYQTRRITASLEDVFIHLMIQSKDNFAP
- a CDS encoding HlyD family efflux transporter periplasmic adaptor subunit — translated: MRSRGGREIEYMSSEKNDHQAGWLRSMKSFSFAPLFGLALLFSFKGCVDKPADFFQGYMVADLVYVASPVSGRLEELPVERGAQVKTGGVLFILEGHPENYAVDEARSAVEQVQSTLEDMNKGARPEDIQVLEDAVQQAQAQADLARLDVTRIDDVYSNRFVSASAHDQAVYRQRQADAALREATDRVAQSRLAARPDQIDATKSLKSSKEAAAKKAQWMVDQKIQRSRYNASVYDVLYHPGEWIPAGQPVVALLVPELLRARFFVTTDVAAQLKMGQTVLISQPGNATRYEATVNYVSSRPEYTPPVIFSRDNSQKQVFRIEATPRNHVVLFHPGLPVEVRWAAQTEP
- a CDS encoding amidophosphoribosyltransferase, whose product is MSELVNDDQFEDKPKEECGIVGIFGEGDVSIEIFRGLFSIQHRGQEGAGIAVSDGTSVHSVKGLGLLNNVFDSRSWDKLRGHIGIGHVRYSTTGTTRIVNVQPLVVQCLDGIWAVAHNGNLINAAKLRQAYQESGALFQTSTDSEVLVHLLADPMYRSRPRRVARALAELRGAFSFLIMNKTSIMAARDPHGFRPLSIGKRGDAYVVASETCALDIMGAAYVRDVKPGELVTIDKNGLRSEMFADPAPKAAQCVFEMVYFARPDSNIFGQNVHGVRAQYGRRLAIEHPVDADIVIPIPDSGNSAALGYSQESGIPLDVGFIRNHYIGRTFIMPKEQNRAQGVDMKLAVLKDVVKDKRVVVVDDSVVRGTTARRRVAILREAGAREIHVRISCPPTAHPCFFGIDFPSRDELVAGRKNVEEIREYLKADSLGYLSIEGLLSPFDQPDHFCTACFSGKYPMDISHMRGKDELENS